Within Acidimicrobiales bacterium, the genomic segment GCCGGGCTCGACGAGGGCCAGGTGGCCTGGGTGGAGCGGCCCGACCGCCTGCCGGTGCTGCGGGTGGCACCGGTGGAGGTGGGCCCGCTCCTGTCCCACGCCCTGTGGGAGCACGTCACCGGGGTCCTCACCAGCGCCACCATCCCGCCGCTCCTCGGCCGGCGCGTGGGCCTTCCCGACGGGGGCTATGACCAGACCGACGTCGGCAGCCCCTTCCCGTTCGAACGCCACGCCCTCCTGTACTGCTCCGTCCACCTGCCCGATCCCCGCAACCCGGCGTACGAGGCGGCCCTGCACGAGGAGCTGGCGGCGCTGATCTCGGCTGCGGGCGGGCGGACCCTGGCCCTGTTCACGAGCTGGCGGGCCATGCACGCCGCCGCCGACGCCCTGCGCGCCCGGGTCCCCGGGCGCCTCTACACCCAGGCGGACCTGCCCAAGCCGGCCCTGGTGGCGGCCTTCACCGCCGAGGAGGACTCGAGCCTGTTCGCCACCATGGGGTTCTTCCAGGGCGTCGACGTGCCCGGGCGCACGCTGTCGCTCGTGACGGTCGACCGCATCCCGTTCCCCCGTCCCGACGAGCCCCTCAACCAGGCCCGGCGCGAGCGGGCCGGCCCCGACGCCTTCCGGGCCGTCGACCTGCCCCGGGCCGCCACCCTCCTGGCCCAGGGCGCCGGACGCCTGCTCCGCTCGGGCTCGGACCGCGGGGTGGTGGCGGTCCTCGACCCCCGCCTGGCCCGGGCCACCTATCGGTGGGACCTGGTCCGCGCCCTGCCGCCGATGCGCCGCACCCGGCACCGGGCCGAGGCGGAGGCGTTCCTGCGCGAGATCACTCAGTAGCCGAGCAGCTCCAGGCGCCGGCGGTCCCGGGCCCAGTCCCGGTCGACCTTGACGAACAGCTCGACGTAGGCGCCGGCGGGGAGCTGGGCCCGCACCGCCGTGCCGACCTCCTTGAGCACGGCCCCGCCCCGCCCGATGACGATGCCCTTCTGGGACTCCCGCTCGACCAGGATCT encodes:
- a CDS encoding ATP-dependent DNA helicase; this encodes AGLDEGQVAWVERPDRLPVLRVAPVEVGPLLSHALWEHVTGVLTSATIPPLLGRRVGLPDGGYDQTDVGSPFPFERHALLYCSVHLPDPRNPAYEAALHEELAALISAAGGRTLALFTSWRAMHAAADALRARVPGRLYTQADLPKPALVAAFTAEEDSSLFATMGFFQGVDVPGRTLSLVTVDRIPFPRPDEPLNQARRERAGPDAFRAVDLPRAATLLAQGAGRLLRSGSDRGVVAVLDPRLARATYRWDLVRALPPMRRTRHRAEAEAFLREITQ